The proteins below come from a single Nitrospirota bacterium genomic window:
- a CDS encoding thioredoxin family protein, with translation MSKKRKVEVFIAGCPLCDETVNLVKKLSCPSCDVTVYDLRKEGMDKAKKYGVNSVPSVVVDGKILDCCKRRKPIEADLKAAGIGTSL, from the coding sequence ATGTCAAAAAAGAGAAAAGTTGAGGTCTTTATAGCAGGATGTCCGCTCTGCGATGAGACAGTGAATCTCGTAAAAAAGCTTTCCTGTCCGAGCTGCGATGTGACGGTCTATGACCTGAGAAAGGAAGGGATGGATAAGGCGAAGAAATATGGAGTTAATTCTGTGCCTTCGGTAGTTGTGGATGGAAAGATTCTTGATTGCTGCAAAAGGAGAAAGCCCATAGAGGCTGACCTTAAAGCAGCAGGCATAGGGACTTCACTTTAA
- a CDS encoding MerR family transcriptional regulator gives MKYLTIGQLAKKAGVNIDTIRYYEKQGLIPKPSRRESGYRQYSQDSVKRILFIKRAKDLGFSLKEIFELLSLRLDSRTKCGDVKKRADIKIAEIEGKIQTLRRMNAALVKLVKACEENKQAGECPILEALDMNGGENL, from the coding sequence ATGAAATATTTGACCATAGGGCAACTGGCAAAGAAGGCAGGTGTGAATATTGATACCATCCGCTATTATGAAAAGCAGGGACTTATCCCAAAGCCATCACGGCGTGAGTCCGGCTATCGGCAGTATTCTCAGGATTCGGTCAAACGCATACTTTTCATAAAGCGGGCAAAGGATCTCGGTTTCTCTCTCAAGGAAATCTTTGAACTCCTCTCTTTGCGCCTTGACTCCAGAACAAAATGCGGAGATGTAAAGAAACGGGCAGATATTAAAATTGCTGAAATAGAAGGAAAGATCCAGACCCTCCGGCGGATGAATGCAGCGCTTGTAAAGTTAGTAAAGGCATGTGAGGAAAATAAACAGGCCGGTGAGTGCCCTATACTGGAAGCACTGGATATGAATGGAGGAGAAAACTTATGA
- a CDS encoding heavy-metal-associated domain-containing protein: protein MGLVFFTISMDNAWSAEGNLKQVTLKVEGMTCAACPAAVKAALKRLPGVVNADVSFKEAKATVSYYEGNATVEQMIKAIEDAGYSAHKEPL from the coding sequence ATGGGACTGGTTTTCTTTACCATTTCCATGGACAATGCATGGAGCGCTGAGGGAAATTTAAAGCAGGTAACGCTTAAGGTTGAAGGCATGACATGCGCTGCATGTCCAGCGGCTGTCAAGGCAGCATTGAAAAGACTTCCGGGTGTAGTCAATGCGGATGTGAGTTTCAAAGAGGCAAAGGCAACGGTAAGTTATTATGAAGGTAATGCGACCGTTGAACAGATGATAAAGGCAATTGAAGACGCCGGATACAGCGCCCATAAAGAACCTCTTTGA
- a CDS encoding SHOCT domain-containing protein — MMRNWMGGDWMCGYSMGWGWFGLIFMIAFWALVILGIVYLVKTLAGRGSAPTKEETPLDILKKRYAKGEIDQEEFIKRKKDLE, encoded by the coding sequence ATGATGCGCAATTGGATGGGAGGAGACTGGATGTGTGGATACAGTATGGGCTGGGGATGGTTTGGTCTTATCTTTATGATAGCCTTCTGGGCGCTGGTAATCTTAGGGATTGTCTACCTTGTGAAAACACTTGCCGGTAGAGGCTCAGCACCTACAAAAGAAGAAACACCTCTTGATATTCTCAAGAAGAGATATGCAAAAGGTGAAATTGATCAGGAAGAGTTTATCAAAAGGAAAAAGGATTTAGAGTAG
- a CDS encoding DsbA family protein codes for MMFKKMLLVLPLLAVAFSPLSAEAEIFIKGVYTKLPVHQFKFDGKTVEVIEFMSFYCDGCYSFEKAIPAIKGNFPKKIKWKTVPIYWGKGSPKPGEAYFLAEEAGKGEKMKEALFRAHFVEKKNIGDVKVLEEIGKKIGLGLDFSKRLRAGDKARDVQKALDMAGAYGVEETPTLIIAGNIMTNPHAFNHNIEAFRENVMMILGSILK; via the coding sequence ATGATGTTTAAAAAAATGCTTTTAGTGTTACCGTTGTTAGCCGTGGCGTTTTCGCCTTTAAGTGCAGAGGCCGAGATTTTTATAAAAGGTGTCTATACCAAACTACCGGTGCATCAATTTAAATTTGATGGGAAAACAGTCGAGGTAATAGAATTTATGAGCTTCTACTGTGACGGTTGTTATTCCTTTGAAAAGGCAATCCCTGCTATCAAAGGAAACTTCCCAAAAAAGATTAAATGGAAGACCGTACCAATCTACTGGGGCAAGGGTTCTCCAAAACCGGGAGAGGCGTATTTTCTTGCGGAGGAGGCCGGCAAAGGAGAAAAGATGAAGGAAGCCCTTTTCCGTGCCCACTTCGTTGAAAAAAAGAACATAGGCGATGTAAAAGTTCTTGAGGAGATAGGGAAAAAAATAGGGCTTGGCCTTGATTTTAGCAAAAGACTGAGAGCGGGGGATAAGGCAAGAGACGTCCAGAAGGCGCTGGATATGGCTGGTGCGTACGGCGTCGAGGAAACCCCTACTTTAATCATCGCCGGTAATATTATGACAAATCCCCATGCGTTTAATCATAATATTGAAGCCTTCAGGGAAAATGTTATGATGATTCTCGGGAGTATACTTAAATGA
- a CDS encoding TlpA family protein disulfide reductase → MKKMIIILMLIIAGLALFFFMPKEIERVHRAMAAVGLKAPDFELPELDTGSKGSSMIWRLSELRGKVVFINFWASWCDECKKEKPAMQRLYEKMQGRPFQMLTIIYRDDAKKAVDYMKINGYPMPVLLDYDMKVARNYWVRGVPETFIIDKEGIVREKIIGRRQWDSPEAIGLIEKRL, encoded by the coding sequence ATGAAAAAGATGATAATAATCTTGATGCTTATTATTGCTGGATTAGCGCTTTTCTTTTTTATGCCAAAAGAAATAGAGAGGGTACACAGGGCTATGGCTGCAGTCGGCCTTAAAGCGCCTGACTTTGAGTTGCCGGAATTAGACACCGGCAGCAAGGGTTCGTCTATGATATGGAGGCTCTCGGAGTTAAGGGGTAAGGTTGTATTTATAAACTTCTGGGCCTCCTGGTGTGATGAATGCAAAAAGGAAAAGCCTGCTATGCAGAGGCTTTATGAGAAGATGCAGGGCAGGCCTTTCCAGATGCTCACAATCATTTACAGGGATGATGCAAAAAAGGCTGTCGATTACATGAAGATAAATGGCTATCCCATGCCTGTGCTTCTTGATTACGACATGAAGGTTGCCAGAAACTATTGGGTCAGAGGGGTGCCCGAAACATTTATCATTGATAAAGAAGGCATTGTAAGAGAGAAGATAATCGGTCGAAGGCAATGGGACAGTCCTGAAGCTATAGGGCTCATTGAGAAGCGGCTATAG